From Gossypium raimondii isolate GPD5lz chromosome 11, ASM2569854v1, whole genome shotgun sequence:
TTTGGTTAGTTTGTTTGACACTATCACCAGTAAAGTGTCTTTCTCTCCCAAAAAGACGTACTTGAGGTGGTCTGGTAATGCTTTAAGCTCCAAGGTTGGTGGATACAAAATCGAAGGCAACATTTTAGTTTGGGAAGTTAATAGTTCAAATTAGTTACCTCGATTCGTCGACGATGGTTGAGTCTCTAAGTGTTTGACAATTTCTCATAACAGATcttttataattgataattcATCGAGGCGACTTAAAACATCCATGTCAATGCTTCTGTAAAGGATAGTTTCTAACTCATCAAAATCCTGATATTCAGAATAAGTTTGAGTTAAACAATCTATAATATCAATGCTAGAGATATTTGATAGTGAGTTAGGATGACCCATAGCTTCgtagacattgaatttcacgATTTCTCCGTCAAACTCCATTGTCAGTGTTCCGCTCCGAACGTCAATTTTTGCGCTTGCGGTACTTAAGAACGGCCTTCCAAGCAAAATGTCAGACGAATTAGTTGAGTTATCATCctccatattaataatgtagaaATCTGCAGGGAAAACTAATTCGTTAACTTTAACAAGGACGTCTTCAAGCAACCCTTCGGGATAGACGACTGACCTGTCTACCAATTGGATTATTACTCCTGTCTTTTTCAAAGGACCCGCgttaatcaacttataaataggatAAGGCATAACATTAATGGAAGCCCCTAAATCACACATGGCTTTCTTAATGCCTACATTACCTATCTCACAGGAAATAACAAACATACATTGGTCCTTGTATTTGGGCGgaactttttttttgtagtaCTGCGGAGACATTTTCTCCTACATTTACTCTTTCGTTACCTAGTAACCTCCTCTTGCTAGTACACAATTCTTTGAGAAATTTTGCATAGCGAGGGATTTGTTTGATAGCATCGAGCAAAGGAATATTCACCTCAACTTTCCTGAACGTTTCgaggatttctttttcctccttctcTTTCTTATCCTTCACGAGTCTCCCTAGAAAAGGAGGTGGTATCACAACTGGTTTCTGAATTTTTGATTTCGGTCTGGTTTTTGGATCAGAGATCTACTTTTCCCGTTCGTTGTCTTGCCATGACGTTTTTCTGGAACTGTTTCTAGAACTTTTTCGCTACGAAGAGTTATTGCACTTACATTCTGCCGAGGATTCGGCTCTGTCTGGGAAGGTAATTTTCTTTGAGACTCCAAACGATTAACTGCCATCGAGAGTTTACTAACTTGATTAGTTAACTCTTGAATTGATGTGTCTGTCCTTTGTTGGTATTTTGGAGCATCGACGGCAAGTCTCTCCATAATATCTTCTAGAGATATGCTCGGTTTGGGTGGCGGCTGTGGTGGTTGCAAAGGTCTTGGTTGGTATGATGGATTATATCGGGAATTAGCTCCGTAATTCAAGTTGGGATGATCCTTCCACCCGGGATTGTAGGTGTTAGAAAAAGGATCATATCGTCTTTGTGGAGGTCCCGGAAAACCTCCGACAGCATCGACATGTGCCGTTGAATTTTCGTTAAGGATTGGGCACAAATCCGTCGGATGTTCAGATGTAGTACAAACTCCACACAGTTGGGTCCGATTCTTCTTTTCTGTAAGCATAGATTGAAGAATATTAGTGAGCTTATCCAATTTATCTTCTAAGGATGAAACGTTTACCCCATTAACCCGTCTTGTGGGTTCTGAATTCGGCCGatactagaggtgatcatgggtcgggcggcccggcccggcccgatggcccgtccgaaaaatgggagggtttgggtaaaaaaataggcccgaaatatgggcttgggcaaaaatcGAGGCTGTTTAAAAAGCGGGCAGACCTCGGCGAAAAATTTTTGGCAGGGCTGGCCACCCTACCgatttcatattaaatatatattttttataaatataatacatttagtttttaattttaagttttactttACTCCCACTACCGACAGTACTCTTCCTTATTCTCTAGCCCTATCGTCtcctcccctcccctcccctcctCCCTTTTTTTCCCAATTCCAAAATCAACGCATAAGGCTACCTCCGTCCTCCACCAATCGACCTCCACCGACCCACCTCAACCGGTCCGCCTCCGGAGTCCGGTCTACCTCCGATCAAGCTACATTTAAGGGTTTTTTATTCCCGAATCACTAACAAATTCTTATTTAAGGTAAACCATTTGTTTACTCATTGATGCTCATGATTTTTTTgcgttgtattttgattttttgggaaataatgttgctaattttaactttttctttactACCTGACAGTATTCCAAATCCCTAACCCTATCGTCCCCTCCTCCCTTTTTTTCCCAATTCTAAAAATCAAGGCATCAAGCTACCTCCACCTCCATCGATCCACCTCCGGTCCTGCACCCAGTTCCAGAACTAGGCATTTAAGGGTAAAAagactttttaatttaattattttgattttttgggtAATAGtgttaatatgattttttgatTCGTTGATgttcatatgattttttatgttaattattttggttttgattcgTTAATGTTGCTAATTTTTTGAAAGCTTGCAACTTAGTCAATAGCAAATCCCAAGCTCCTGATGTTatacttttatgattttcttaTGTTCTGTTCTAGAGGATTTGATGGTTTTTTGTTGCTGCTGctcttatttcatgttttatctACTACTGTTGTTATTAGGAAGTTATGATCTTTCACGAGATTCTTGTCCAGATTACATTTAATATCTCAAGTGTGTTTGTGGCTTGGTGATAGGGAGAGTTAGGGAGTATTTAGTTGGTTGTAGAAATCATGAGATCGAAGTGTGATATCCATCAAGACTTATATTCTTTTAAGCCTGGTAGTGTGGATTGCTTACATTTACTTAGATAATAAGATGGATAATAAGACTTTATTTTGGGATAAATGCTGGAGGCTTTGATCTTGGATTGGAGAATGACCCTATTTCCTGTATTGGTCGATAAAAGCATGTACGTTCCTTTCTACTTCTCCGGCAGATATCTGTCGTCTTTTTTtctgttataaatatatatatatttctaaaattaataataataaaatgataattataaaATCTGACTTTAAAAATCTCACCTCCAAACAGTAGCTAAAAGTTATATaagaaaaagggtaaaaaaatattagtagtATAGCAGTAGCATCAAATCACAGGGAGAATTTTATCTAGGATTCAACCAATACCAGAAATCCACATCATAAAAGCAGCTAAACAGTCATCTGGTTGCACAAACTCTCCAATTCTTGGATCATTTTGCATGTATTTATCTTCGTAGGAAACTGGTCTGCAAAGTTGTTTTATTTGGCCGATAAATAGGCAACAATTCAGGTAATCAGGCAACAATTTTAGATACAATTACCTGGATAAATGCTGGAGGCTTTGATCTTGGATCATTTTGCATGTAGTTATCTTCTCAAAAACTAGTCTGCAAAgctgttttatttatgttcttaggaTACAATTTTAGTTTCTCTATTTAATctcatcttttttgtttttgctttgtttttttttgcagAAACAAGCAACATTGAAATCTATCCTTTGATGAAAAGTAATGACAGACCTTACTACATATCACTGTATTAAACCagctttaattaaaaaataatgaaataattaagacAAAATATAGCCA
This genomic window contains:
- the LOC105800937 gene encoding uncharacterized protein LOC105800937, with the translated sequence MTRSSSGDLEYDPEIEKSARARRKETEVLKRVKAIECGKQVEVVEPETKPLCEIKEVEDNLSEPEMMANRTIRQLAAAPNKQTPLCINYPTGETPFELKFFPASRAAELRRDIVGIRQIESESLYDYWERYKKLCASCPQHGLTEQSPLQYFYEGLLSMEMKMVDTASGGALVNMTPQRARELISTMAANSQQYRLEMKKTPLLLQKADSPPNLHFPKDRRWIDGGGEKKNRTQLCGVCTTSEHPTDLCPILNENSTAHVDAVGGFPGPPQRRYDPFSNTYNPGWKDHPNLNYGANSRYNPSYQPRPLQPPQPPPKPSISLEDIMERLAVDAPKYQQRTDTSIQELTNQVSKLSMAVNRLESQRKLPSQTEPNPRQNVSAITLRSEKVLETVPEKRHGRLVKDKKEKEEKEILETFRKVEVNIPLLDAIKQIPRYAKFLKELCTSKRRLLGNVGIKKAMCDLGASINVMPYPIYKLINAGPLKKTGVIIQLVDRSVVYPEGLLEDVLVKVNELVFPADFYIINMEDDNSTNSSDILLGRPFLSTASAKIDVRSGTLTMEFDGEIVKFNVYEAMGHPNSLSNISSIDIIDCLTQTYSEYQDFDELETILYRSIDMDVLSRLDELSIIKDLL